In Diachasmimorpha longicaudata isolate KC_UGA_2023 chromosome 4, iyDiaLong2, whole genome shotgun sequence, a single genomic region encodes these proteins:
- the Zasp52 gene encoding PDZ and LIM domain protein Zasp isoform X8, with the protein MAQLISVKLSRFDGSPWGFRLQGGKDFGTPLIVQKVNNGSPAEAAGLRAGDAVIKVNNTEMFNLRHKDAQDVIVRAGNTFEVTVQRGGSTWRPSVSPVTPSIPSPQPHVPVGNVSPVTKTSLAAKKPEGPLIGSGHNFSPKPFLNGSSDGGAIKSIVNKQYNSPVGIYSEQTIAETLSAQAEVLAGGVLGVNFKKNEKNYNAQNSEVFKMVQEADKEPRSPEPIPSRTEFYSSVSKAIGGHATSPRSPTPIGRAMGYCHPALSVASSPRDDVHTTDEQLRLEQSSRASSTSDKRDRYETTFCHGCDCPIVGVFVRIKEKNLHVECFKCSTCGTSLKNVGYYNINNKLYCDIHAKLVARQQAPAGYVPITVPPGGKAPAGTISAALGNLTPCPKSPPLNGTSLAPALSTICRGTSDHGKPSRSCYRPIEFSPPTGPTEKDMIDEKTFTSTITIITGNEAVSKEECSANNRMKTNKNPLVTTEISGLRIEENKSPPVFNSMMNDDKIEKTSAVPHPITNNFQKYQSQLTKINRQNNANNRDRSNVRSKTNVTKTDVDGIDYNMYLNNHKQKFSQVISAMINGEDDNRTMSKYTNNDTRLKNEINHSLPLNFHTSSSSLATFLLAHRTTHPETLPASPTTPPDSSSSSISSSPIPPITTRTNHFGIPPIDTPSFHLVQTPSSNIGGPKPFSGTKVAPPNFSTPPVSNSAVNNFNRPQSQTVTVGDVTNSIPNGQSQKPICCCCDKEITRGPFITALGQIWCPEHFVCVNPQCRRHLQDIGFVEEKGQLYCEYCFERFIAPSCNKCNNKIKGDCLTAIGKSYHPECFNCTYCGKLFGNSPFFLEEGLPYCEADWNELFTTKCYACGFPVEAGDRWVEALNNNYHSQCFNCTMCKKNLEGQSFYAKGGRPFCKNHAR; encoded by the exons ATGGCGCAGCTGATAAGTGTCAAACTGTCGAGATTCGACGGTTCGCCCTGGGGATTTCGTCTGCAGGGGGGCAAGGACTTCGGTACACCCTTGATTGTCCAAAAG GTAAACAATGGATCACCGGCGGAGGCGGCGGGTCTGCGTGCTGGTGATGCTGTCATCAAAGTAAACAACACGGAAATGTTCAATCTGAGACACAAAGACGCTCAGGATGTCATTGTTAGAGCTGGCAACACCTTCGAGGTCACCGTACAGAG GGGTGGAAGCACCTGGAGGCCAAGTGTATCACCTGTTACACCCTCGATTCCCTCGCCGCAACCCCATGTGCCCGTTGGAAATGTTTCCCCAGTTACGAAGACATCGCTTGCTGCAAAAAAACCTGAGGGGCCGCTCATTGGTAGTGGCCACAACTTCAGTCCAAAACCATTT TTGAATGGAAGCAGTGACGGTGGAGCTATAAAATCAATCGTAAACAAGCAGTACAACAGCCCAGTTGGCATCTACAGCGAGCAGACAATAGCCGAGACTCTTTCAGCGCAAGCTGAAGTGTTGGCAGGTGGTGTTCTTGG cgTGAACTtcaagaaaaatgagaaaaactaCAACGCACAGAACAGCGAAGTATTCAAAATGGTACAGGAGGCCgacaaggagccgagaagtcCCGAGCCTA TTCCTTCCCGAACGGAGTTTTACTCATCAGTGAGCAAGGCAATTGGTGGTCATGCGACATCACCCCGTTCACCAACTCCCATTGGTCGTGCAATGGGCTACTGTCATCCAGCCCTATCAGTCGCCTCATCACCCCGTGATGACGTTCACACGACAGATGAACAGCTACGTCTCGAGCAGTCATCGCGTGCATCATCGACATCAGACAAACGTGACAGATACGAGACAACTTTTTGCCACGGCTGCGACTGTCCAATAGT TGGAGTCTTTGTGAGGATCAAGGAGAAGAACCTTCACGTTGAGTGCTTCAAGTGTTCAACATGCGGCACTTCGTTGAAGAACGTGGGCTACTACAACATCAATAATAAGTTGTACTGCGACATACACGCAAAACTCGTTGCTAGACAACAGGCACCAGCTGGTTATGTACCAATTACAGTACCACC agGTGGAAAAGCTCCAGCGGGAACAATTTCAGCGGCTCTAGGAAATTTGACACCTTGTCCAAAGTCTCCACCACTAAACGGTACCAGCTTGGCACCCGCCCTCTCG ACAATCTGTCGTGGAACTTCGGATCACGGTAAGCCATCAAGAAGCTGCTATCGTCCGATTGaattttcacccccaactggCCCCACCGAGAAGGACATGATCGACGAGAAGACCTTCACAAgcacaataacaataataaccgGAAACGAGGCTGTAAGCAAGGAAGAGTGTTCCGCTAACAATCGAATGAAGACTAACAAAAATCCCCTGGTGACGACTGAGATATCAGGATTGCGAATCGAAGAGAACAAATCACCACCTGTTTTCAATTCTATGATGAACGATGACAAGATTGAAAAAACCAGCGCTGTCCCTCACCCCATCACTaacaatttccaaaaatatcaaTCTCAACTGACGAAAATCAACCGACAAAACAACGCGAATAATCGCGACAGATCGAATGTCAGGAGCAAGACAAATGTCACTAAGACTGACGTGGACGGAATTGATTACAACATGTACTTGAACAAtcacaaacaaaaatttaGCCAAGTTATATCGGCAATGATAAATGGTGAGGACGATAACAGGACAATGTCAAAGTACACAAATAACGACACACGACTGAAGAATGAGATCAATCACTCATTACCGTTGAACTTCCACACGTCCTCGAGTTCCCTAGCTACCTTTCTTCTTGCCCATCGGACAACTCACCCTGAAACCCTGCCAGCATCACCAACAACCCCCCCAGACTCGTCATCCTCATCGATATCATCGTCTCCAATACCACCAATTACCACAAGG ACCAATCACTTTGGCATTCCGCCCATCGATACACCCAGTTTTCATCTAGTGCAG ACCCCGTCGAGTAATATTGGAGGTCCCAAGCCCTTCAGTGGAACCAAGGTAGCTCCACCAAATTTCTCAACACCACCGGTCTCCAACTCCGCAGTCAATAATTTCAATCGTCCCCAGAGTCAGACAGTTACTG TTGGAGATGTTACTAACAGCATTCCGAATGGCCAAAGTCAGAAGCCAATTTGCTGCTGTTGTGATAAAGAAATAACGAG GGGCCCCTTCATCACCGCCCTCGGACAAATTTGGTGTCCCGAGCACTTCGTCTGCGTAAATCCCCAGTGCCGTCGTCACCTCCAGGACATTGGCTTCGTTGAGGAGAAGGGCCAGCTGTACTGCGAATACTGTTTCGAGCGTTTCATCGCCCCTTCGTGCAACAAGTGCAACAACAAGATCAAGGGTGATTGCCTCACTGCGATTGGCAAATCCTATCATCCGGAGTGCTTCAACTGCACTTACTGTGGCAAATTGTTTGGCAACAGTCCGTTCTTCCTTGAGGAGG
- the Zasp52 gene encoding PDZ and LIM domain protein Zasp isoform X2: MAQLISVKLSRFDGSPWGFRLQGGKDFGTPLIVQKVNNGSPAEAAGLRAGDAVIKVNNTEMFNLRHKDAQDVIVRAGNTFEVTVQRGGSTWRPSVSPVTPSIPSPQPHVPVGNVSPVTKTSLAAKKPEGPLIGSGHNFSPKPFLNGSSDGGAIKSIVNKQYNSPVGIYSEQTIAETLSAQAEVLAGGVLGVNFKKNEKNYNAQNSEVFKMVQEADKEPRSPEPTEPVQTSGVVTPSSPALAGLRSVSAPETKPQPTTPQTSLPPGQNICAECERLIVGVFVRIKEKNLHVECFKCSTCGTSLKNVGYYNINNKLYCDIHAKLVARQQAPAGYVPITVPPGGKAPAGTISAALGNLTPCPKSPPLNGTSLAPALSTICRGTSDHGKPSRSCYRPIEFSPPTGPTEKDMIDEKTFTSTITIITGNEAVSKEECSANNRMKTNKNPLVTTEISGLRIEENKSPPVFNSMMNDDKIEKTSAVPHPITNNFQKYQSQLTKINRQNNANNRDRSNVRSKTNVTKTDVDGIDYNMYLNNHKQKFSQVISAMINGEDDNRTMSKYTNNDTRLKNEINHSLPLNFHTSSSSLATFLLAHRTTHPETLPASPTTPPDSSSSSISSSPIPPITTRTNHFGIPPIDTPSFHLVQTPSSNIGGPKPFSGTKVAPPNFSTPPVSNSAVNNFNRPQSQTVTESYSECNYYEEVIGEPRSRQEETSRPPSSVKGKTLNWPPVKSLEDVTYPTASPIWIDPNPVLHRQPRQAVREKRVNLQQSCCRSQSVSRNEDCEYERELACWGEDSMDKANCNAPFYRKTETCVETRRECRASSLPRPESAESTRRSLTPTRINQPTPKPWTATVGGGAYSHVEAPQVPDPPVCTICTCRIVCEKTSGPSGPEHEQEHHYHKIVCDLCKPPTPELEPQPICLYEQEVEAVEEVVEEAENETVDLSKLVPEDVAICPKGVESQHNMYTETMEKDEGNLHIKKTTIYEKTVEIVTPERGMSPAPDSDVGRQSTTPMADREVAEFSGRQECVEAASVISSVIETNRQLDELRKQEEERRRIYEEECRREEERIRRQEEEERRREENRLRILREEKEAKAQRIEASRKQTEKCCRLEEEERKHVSFSETQRQEVQQPVNSWEQQQYRREERNDGDSSMRSQECYRSFKKEVQVQDSYKQVEEEQRQCLREQVEIHKSLRQQQPERQPSLQERRIQKRFRPQSAEEMAAVQEPVCQRKHVQFLTDSDAGICSLPQTTVKNTTPKEYKTPMCDALTTAPSRPFSPFHPGVGKTEELKHYSTEIRYQEISHQAPAPQPEYYKGPYERPVSPFTDALIIAPDRPYTPLGEEVKGVFPVDKPDGARPYTPINQQQEGYCHPAEILYTDSVTRQSRTRERSLRKVEGPRPLPTPPPDYRLRDSSISPARSLSRPTTPAECKVRSGGLKKPDTIPFYQKHLVAVEQEAVASVPYVPSRSPTPHRKSPAPGPPDPPAYYTRAQAPRIRETSQQACQRSSQQASSFSGPYEKISYHMEEDTPQGHRSSDFVGTRSSYHQDSGNESYSCQYQRREEEKRSCQEKSIEEKRSYQETSEDEAETCGISKISRTQPSLPCPISHSAISDRIQRTGVKVLPTPTMNTTCQMSETRRICHQERNTSCYSSRKEESTCANTGVTVLPCRAITDTGSSKAGVVIVPCAESESSQTCPRAGICVTPTPDRSGLCVSPALHGRSAAKCSGEKGIRSGGAEIDIGNCPASGVRVGTCTDGSVCIAPCKVPGFSSVSCPKPVQKPKCPLNKPVPFPHIPLPDEAQVDPCDVCPLKKQLDSFQPIKQQQQQPRTTLSQQLTCMTVKRDKQVVHLFKSQAEASEQCDDGLHCEPREPETNSCSDGLHCEPRKNTCSDGKHCEPETYRPEPTLSRAPYAPQPFSKTQNLADPPNLSSQPDLGSGVGGIGPQGRKFAGSSAPKRGKGILNQAATGRQPVCGHCQTYVRGPFITALGQIWCPEHFVCVNPQCRRHLQDIGFVEEKGQLYCEYCFERFIAPSCNKCNNKIKGDCLTAIGKSYHPECFNCTYCGKLFGNSPFFLEEGLPYCEADWNELFTTKCYACGFPVEAGDRWVEALNNNYHSQCFNCTMCKKNLEGQSFYAKGGRPFCKNHAR; this comes from the exons ATGGCGCAGCTGATAAGTGTCAAACTGTCGAGATTCGACGGTTCGCCCTGGGGATTTCGTCTGCAGGGGGGCAAGGACTTCGGTACACCCTTGATTGTCCAAAAG GTAAACAATGGATCACCGGCGGAGGCGGCGGGTCTGCGTGCTGGTGATGCTGTCATCAAAGTAAACAACACGGAAATGTTCAATCTGAGACACAAAGACGCTCAGGATGTCATTGTTAGAGCTGGCAACACCTTCGAGGTCACCGTACAGAG GGGTGGAAGCACCTGGAGGCCAAGTGTATCACCTGTTACACCCTCGATTCCCTCGCCGCAACCCCATGTGCCCGTTGGAAATGTTTCCCCAGTTACGAAGACATCGCTTGCTGCAAAAAAACCTGAGGGGCCGCTCATTGGTAGTGGCCACAACTTCAGTCCAAAACCATTT TTGAATGGAAGCAGTGACGGTGGAGCTATAAAATCAATCGTAAACAAGCAGTACAACAGCCCAGTTGGCATCTACAGCGAGCAGACAATAGCCGAGACTCTTTCAGCGCAAGCTGAAGTGTTGGCAGGTGGTGTTCTTGG cgTGAACTtcaagaaaaatgagaaaaactaCAACGCACAGAACAGCGAAGTATTCAAAATGGTACAGGAGGCCgacaaggagccgagaagtcCCGAGCCTA CCGAGCCAGTGCAAACTAGTGGCGTTGTGACGCCATCCTCCCCAGCTTTGGCTGGATTGAGGTCGGTGTCCGCCCCAGAGACGAAGCCCCAGCCAACGACACCACAGACTAGCCTCCCACCTGGTCAAAATATTTGCGCCGAGTGTGAGAGACTCATCGT TGGAGTCTTTGTGAGGATCAAGGAGAAGAACCTTCACGTTGAGTGCTTCAAGTGTTCAACATGCGGCACTTCGTTGAAGAACGTGGGCTACTACAACATCAATAATAAGTTGTACTGCGACATACACGCAAAACTCGTTGCTAGACAACAGGCACCAGCTGGTTATGTACCAATTACAGTACCACC agGTGGAAAAGCTCCAGCGGGAACAATTTCAGCGGCTCTAGGAAATTTGACACCTTGTCCAAAGTCTCCACCACTAAACGGTACCAGCTTGGCACCCGCCCTCTCG ACAATCTGTCGTGGAACTTCGGATCACGGTAAGCCATCAAGAAGCTGCTATCGTCCGATTGaattttcacccccaactggCCCCACCGAGAAGGACATGATCGACGAGAAGACCTTCACAAgcacaataacaataataaccgGAAACGAGGCTGTAAGCAAGGAAGAGTGTTCCGCTAACAATCGAATGAAGACTAACAAAAATCCCCTGGTGACGACTGAGATATCAGGATTGCGAATCGAAGAGAACAAATCACCACCTGTTTTCAATTCTATGATGAACGATGACAAGATTGAAAAAACCAGCGCTGTCCCTCACCCCATCACTaacaatttccaaaaatatcaaTCTCAACTGACGAAAATCAACCGACAAAACAACGCGAATAATCGCGACAGATCGAATGTCAGGAGCAAGACAAATGTCACTAAGACTGACGTGGACGGAATTGATTACAACATGTACTTGAACAAtcacaaacaaaaatttaGCCAAGTTATATCGGCAATGATAAATGGTGAGGACGATAACAGGACAATGTCAAAGTACACAAATAACGACACACGACTGAAGAATGAGATCAATCACTCATTACCGTTGAACTTCCACACGTCCTCGAGTTCCCTAGCTACCTTTCTTCTTGCCCATCGGACAACTCACCCTGAAACCCTGCCAGCATCACCAACAACCCCCCCAGACTCGTCATCCTCATCGATATCATCGTCTCCAATACCACCAATTACCACAAGG ACCAATCACTTTGGCATTCCGCCCATCGATACACCCAGTTTTCATCTAGTGCAG ACCCCGTCGAGTAATATTGGAGGTCCCAAGCCCTTCAGTGGAACCAAGGTAGCTCCACCAAATTTCTCAACACCACCGGTCTCCAACTCCGCAGTCAATAATTTCAATCGTCCCCAGAGTCAGACAGTTACTG AATCTTACTCCGAGTGCAATTACTACGAGGAGGTGATAGGGGAGCCGCGTTCACGTCAGGAAGAGACCTCAAGGCCGCCATCTTCGGTGAAGGGTAAAACGTTAAATTGGCCACCGGTGAAATCGTTGGAGGACGTGACATATCCAACAGCGAGTCCCATCTGGATTGATCCCAATCCCGTACTTCATCGTCAGCCACGTCAGGCTGTTCGTGAAAAACGCGTTAACCTTCAGCAGTCCTGCTGCAGAAGTCAAAGCGTAAGTCGTAACGAAGATTGCGAGTACGAGAGGGAGTTGGCCTGCTGGGGTGAGGACAGTATGGACAAGGCAAACTGCAATGCCCCTTTTTATCGAAAGACGGAGACGTGCGTGGAGACGCGAAGAGAATGTCGAGCCTCCAGTCTACCCCGTCCTGAATCAGCTGAAAGTACGCGAAGATCATTAACACCAACGAGAATCAATCAGCCGACGCCAAAGCCCTGGACAGCGACTGTCGGCGGAGGTGCTTACTCTCACGTGGAGGCGCCCCAGGTTCCGGATCCACCGGTCTGTACGATATGCACCTGCAGAATAGTCTGCGAAAAGACATCTGGACCATCTGGTCCTGAGCACGAGCAGGAGCATCACTACCATAAGATTGTCTGCGACCTGTGCAAACCGCCAACTCCTGAACTGGAGCCTCAGCCCATCTGTTTATACGAACAAGAAGTTGAGGCGGTTGAGGAAGTTGTCGAGGAAGCCGAAAACGAAACGGTCGATTTGTCGAAACTGGTACCGGAGGACGTGGCGATATGCCCCAAGGGTGTGGAGAGCCAGCACAATATGTACACGGAGACGATGGAGAAGGATGAGGGAAACCTTCACATCAAGAAGACAACGATCTACGAGAAAACAGTCGAAATTGTAACGCCAGAACGAGGCATGTCACCGGCGCCAGATTCAGATGTAGGTAGACAATCGACAACGCCAATGGCGGATCGTGAGGTGGCGGAATTTTCCGGTCGTCAGGAGTGTGTGGAAGCAGCGAGTGTCATCAGTTCGGTAATCGAAACTAATCGTCAGTTGGACGAACTCCGGAAACAGGAGGAGGAGCGACGGAGAATTTACGAGGAAGAGTGTCGACGAGAGGAGGAGAGAATCAGACGACAAGAGGAGGAAGAGAGACGACGTGAGGAGAATCGTTTACGAATATTACGAGAAGAGAAGGAAGCTAAAGCCCAGAGAATAGAAGCGTCGAGAAAGCAAACGGAAAAGTGTTGTCGATTGGAAGAAGAGGAGCGCAAACATGTCAGCTTTTCGGAAACACAAAGACAAGAAGTACAACAGCCGGTGAACTCCTGGGAGCAACAGCAGTACAGACGAGAGGAGAGGAACGATGGAGACAGCAGTATGAGATCTCAAGAATGTTATCGTTCTTTCAAAAAAGAAGTGCAAGTTCAGGACAGCTACAAACAGGTTGAGGAGGAACAGCGTCAGTGCCTGCGAGAGCAAGTGGAGATTCACAAGTCACTTCGTCAACAGCAGCCAGAACGTCAGCCATCTCTTCAGGAGCGCCGCATTCAGAAGCGATTCCGTCCACAATCGGCAGAAGAGATGGCTGCGGTGCAAGAGCCAGTTTGTCAACGGAAACACGTGCAATTTCTTACCGATTCTGATGCTGGAATTTGTTCCCTGCCTCAGACGACGGTGAAAAATACTACACCCAAGGAATACAAAACCCCGATGTGCGACGCCCTGACGACAGCGCCATCACGGCCATTTTCACCGTTTCATCCTGGAGTCGGTAAAACAGAGGAACTGAAGCATTACTCAACGGAGATTCGATATCAGGAGATTTCTCATCAGGCACCGGCACCGCAACCTGAATATTACAAAGGCCCTTACGAAAGGCCCGTTTCGCCGTTTACTGACGCCCTCATCATCGCTCCAGATCGTCCTTACACCCCCCTCGGAGAAGAGGTGAAGGGAGTTTTTCCCGTTGACAAGCCAGACGGAGCCCGCCCTTACACGCCGATAAATCAACAGCAGGAGGGCTACTGTCATCCTGCTGAGATCCTCTACACCGATTCCGTGACACGTCAATCAAGAACCAGAGAGAGAAGTCTCAGAAAAGTGGAGGGTCCGAGGCCCCTACCGACTCCCCCACCGGATTATAGATTGAGGGACTCGTCGATATCTCCGGCGCGGTCTCTCTCACGTCCAACAACACCAGCTGAATGTAAAGTCCGATCCGGGGGACTGAAGAAACCTGACACAATTCCGTTCTACCAGAAGCATCTGGTGGCGGTCGAGCAAGAAGCTGTTGCCAGTGTTCCCTACGTCCCAAGTAGATCGCCAACACCTCATAGAAAATCTCCAGCTCCTGGACCCCCAGATCCTCCCGCATACTACACCCGAGCTCAAGCTCCGAGAATCCGCGAAACGTCTCAACAAGCCTGTCAGCGGAGCAGCCAGCAGGCCTCTTCGTTCTCCGGGCCATATGAGAAAATATCTTATCATATGGAAGAAGACACCCCTCAGGGTCACCGATCATCGGATTTCGTCGGCACTCGTTCGTCTTATCATCAAGATTCGGGGAATGAATCCTACTCATGTCAGTATCAACGACGAGAGGAGGAGAAGCGTTCATGCCAAGAGAAATCTATCGAGGAAAAGCGATCTTACCAAGAGACATCGGAGGATGAAGCAGAGACCTGCGGAATCTCCAAGATCTCCCGCACCCAGCCGTCTCTGCCATGTCCGATAAGTCATTCGGCAATATCCGACAGAATTCAGAGGACAGGAGTTAAAGTCCTCCCAACACCCACCATGAATACCACCTGTCAAATGTCCGAGACCCGGAGAATATGCCATCAGGAACGCAATACAAGTTGTTACAGTTCCCGGAAGGAGGAGAGTACCTGCGCAAACACTGGAGTCACGGTTCTTCCGTGTCGAGCAATCACAGACACTGGATCCAGTAAAGCTGGCGTGGTAATTGTTCCCTGCGCCGAATCCGAAAGCTCCCAGACGTGTCCACGAGCCGGAATTTGTGTCACTCCAACGCCTGACAGATCCGGCCTCTGTGTCTCACCAGCTTTACATGGTAGATCAGCTGCCAAGTGCAGTGGAGAGAAGGGAATTCGCTCCGGAGGTGCCGAAATtgatatcggaaattgtccagCGTCTGGAGTGCGCGTGGGCACCTGCACAGACGGTTCCGTCTGCATCGCTCCCTGCAAAGTCCCCGGATTCTCTTCCGTTTCCTGCCCGAAGCCGGTGCAGAAGCCAAAATGTCCGCTGAACAAACCCGTTCCCTTTCCTCACATACCCCTTCCCGACGAAGCACAAGTCGACCCCTGCGATGTTTGTCCGCTTAAAAAACAGCTTGACAGCTTTCAACCGATAAAacagcagcaacagcagccTCGCACAACTCTCAGCCAGCAGCTTACTTGCATGACTGTTAAACGCGACAAACAAGTTGTTCATTTGTTCAAATCCCAAGCAGAAGCTTCGGAGCAGTGTGACGATGGCCTTCATTGTGAGCCTCGTGAGCCAGAAACGAACAGTTGTTCCGATGGCCTTCATTGTGAGCCACGTAAAAACACCTGCTCCGATGGTAAACACTGCGAACCCGAGACATATCGACCTGAACCAACCCTTTCGCGCGCACCCTATGCCCCTCAACCATTTAGTAAAACCCAGAACTTAGCAGACCCACCAAATTTGTCGTCCCAACCGGATTTAGGTAGCGGTGTTGGTGGAATTGGGCCACAGGGTAGAAAATTCGCTGGAAGCTCAGCTCCCAAACGCGGAAAGGGAATTCTCAATCAGGCAGCCACTGGACGACAGCCCGTCTGTGGACATTGTCAGACATACGTCAG GGGCCCCTTCATCACCGCCCTCGGACAAATTTGGTGTCCCGAGCACTTCGTCTGCGTAAATCCCCAGTGCCGTCGTCACCTCCAGGACATTGGCTTCGTTGAGGAGAAGGGCCAGCTGTACTGCGAATACTGTTTCGAGCGTTTCATCGCCCCTTCGTGCAACAAGTGCAACAACAAGATCAAGGGTGATTGCCTCACTGCGATTGGCAAATCCTATCATCCGGAGTGCTTCAACTGCACTTACTGTGGCAAATTGTTTGGCAACAGTCCGTTCTTCCTTGAGGAGG